One genomic segment of Trichoplusia ni isolate ovarian cell line Hi5 chromosome 5, tn1, whole genome shotgun sequence includes these proteins:
- the LOC113494042 gene encoding uncharacterized protein LOC113494042 isoform X1 has protein sequence MESLVQKRCFMPGGHLSNKPVSAEEYSACNEELQLEHLLQRQLEEDVARIFDESIFSDLEVVCGKLKILTHSCILQARTDKFYHKLHTILHVNIERNTFDEIYSYISDVYTECNLQHEEKEIIAYLEHNLCVESIQDKITKSKETEESEVFLTPKCITPYVENDVQKVINSSPSTELTKEYYALVPIEGNLFDKELIEQDELSNAFHSIIKNQTEETTQVKPVQHNKPTSLSLNSSHIPKTVKHSSSCDILNKICLKENNFPKQNNFKILSELKTNQSFSASECNSSKKLYSTLVGSDKTLDPAYSPDSLITDEPSSSSDYLSAAYTCSPGVSSSGVLQVNVGNNTSRMENIYTLSDSGLDDTAILGSVSSHKDVTLTNVSLSENTLHDLIADDASISAMSIPSSLGEKSNFQRTKLSGASSEKDCNGQGSFSEMCGKSLKEEKQRQNEEIVILESSSLSSETGSWESVYPPKLIEKDLCEKFLDNERQHHLEEDNLNKPSDDQVSNNFENKSPYKSTACFIDASSLVDEEEEIIRAETVKNTEDTNVKLDILPAPSQPVPCSTVKLDISPIDWSESIDNEDSLEQADKKDPDSIQKDLSPTIFEMTPITEDSLCANAFDAVQSELVMEAEESNNYTSDKEGSLRTSVVFMSNTPNNSIMSVTAYKQYDSKDMESDKTLAGSESEHTSRTERKGSRSPPILSGGVSVEDHLPQIGSHESSPLPKFKLENTPIVTGAFVLSQQTEQSQCKTRTSSASAWVVDMSIDPKTDNTNPTNKSADASVNEKKNIFSMYIDLGDKTTLKDMPARLTSSINNKKNSVNESKPTLRNSKSSTERNLKDTDTSVVIFEKYESLCNDPSISISEIIAIPDKTVIPENVENSVTELKPKVTQSRGGDMSSLKTTEEETELTNEQEAKDLFVKLSDLDKPVQKSEALLSVNTREVNVRMTRSIPDWSEPAFSTNSKSIEVITSFHSENALSLNRLFPHLQNEFSRSMPGSLSSRTRSPLRLGTSSTLGDAEEQGSDMSEISSMQSSNGRSGFGNSTTDSQTSSLIENCTSRLGQDLLRMFLEEIAPDVIVEVSGKRFKAHKCILSSRCQYFAGILSGGWVESLGNVIVLPPFSYNVVYFALCHIYSGLATIPDSVSIVELATIADMLGLEGLKEAIMFTLKAKYCHHFHKPCAVCIVGVLECFPLSSVYGLDDLYHKCLKWITKNFSKVWPTKAFATLPTDLLDKCYQHHIVNLAIDNVIDTVYGCGITMSSLQNSRWSESVARMCRRLISAAAHFAAPKLVSIFQVIIALPNDAPSAAKQALDDFLSAAVEWAPPEEVCRAYGYLSTIVKEVRNQHYSKPDLISNSTGSYRSYGSNSLLYTHASSWRLQCEGALVRASPRVVSTQAFKDLPSELRKRLRELGCIKYGAHAIPVTPPVPVQEKKPRSKNTQTRISKITSSTTRSVDIAHVRASFVPYAPKPVLPLGSIDTLKSNTDLRDFRKPLTSTQPPKVRTTKAQEERAKFNKFKSAESQDRLNGKSTATRAPPFEKTKPRYLEPKGKNRQTTIINKHLPKIDSSSESSRNPSPVHARNLRSSQKTLRGTEAQTMSQDSLATSSRPRTAEPSTDSLSESQTSNKYGTYTKAKHTKGSVESIKITKYQNPTNKKTKIPVLLNQTPKAKGPETRNSRDAQKSGPLMLKNSLSNTRSSDRKVPGSLMNATKSSSAKIVPKVVRDTPPKSMTSKNQKHAHSSRQQQHEEKENPPLKEIPTMERSGTFLKDEPTFGDKTTNIDIDQ, from the exons ATGGAAAGTCTTGT ACAGAAGAGATGCTTCATGCCGGGCGGTCACTTGAGTAATAAGCCGGTGTCGGCTGAAGAGTACTCGGCTTGCAACGAGGAGTTGCAGCTAGAGCATCTGCTCCAGAGGCAACTGGAAGAAGATGTCGCTAG AATATTTGATGAGTCTATTTTTTCTGATCTCGAAGTGGTGTgtggaaaactaaaaatactaaCTCATTCCTGCATCTTACAAGCACGCACtgataaattttatcataagCTTCATACAATCTTGCATGTGAATATCGAACGCAACACTTTTGATGAAATCTATTCCTACATAAG CGATGTATATACTGAATGCAACCTTCAACacgaagaaaaagaaataatcgCTTATCTGGAACACAATTTGTGCGTTGAATCTATCCAAGACAAGATCACTAAATCTAAGGAAACAGAAGAATCAGAGGTGTTTTTAACACCCAAGTGCATAACTCCATACGTAGAAAACGACGTCCAGAAAGTAATTAACTCTAGTCCTAGTACCGAGTTAACTAAAGAATACTATGCGTTAGTGCCAATTGAAGGAAACTTATTCGACAAGGAACTTATCGAGCAGGACGAGCTCTCTAATGCCTTCCATTCTATAATAAAGAATCAAACTGAGGAAACAACTCAAGTAAAACCTGTCCAGCACAACAAACCTACTTCGCTATCTCTTAATTCTAGTCATATACCCAAAACAGTCAAACATTCCAGTAgttgtgatattttaaataaaatatgcttaaaggaaaacaattttccaaaacaaaacaattttaaaatactctcTGAGCTTAAAACTAACCAGTCATTCTCAGCAAGTGAATGCAATTCTTCTAAGAAACTTTACTCTACTCTTGTGGGCTCTGACAAGACATTGGATCCCGCGTACTCGCCGGACAGTTTAATTACAGACGAACCAAGTTCCTCTTCAGATTACCTGTCCGCTGCGTACACTTGTTCTCCAGGCGTTAGCTCGTCTGGTGTACTTCAAGTAAATGTTGGAAACAACACGTCCAGAATGGAAAACATTTATACGTTGTCTGATTCTGGTTTAGACGACACTGCTATTCTAGGTAGCGTCAGTAGTCATAAGGACGTAACCCTAACTAACGTGTCTctatctgaaaatactcttcaTGATTTAATTGCTGATGATGCCAGCATCTCAGCGATGTCTATTCCTAGTTCTTTAGGAGAAAAGAGTAACTTTCAAAGAACAAAACTGAGTGGGGCTTCTTCTGAAAAAGATTGCAATGGCCAAGGTTCCTTCTCGGAAATGTGTGGGAAATCactaaaagaagaaaaacaaagacaaaacgAAGAAATAGTAATATTGGAGTCTTCTTCTCTATCTTCTGAAACGGGTTCATGGGAGTCAGTATATCCACCAAAACTAATTGAAAAAGATTTATGCGAAAAGTTTTTGGACAATGAGCGTCAGCATCATCTTGAAGAAGATAACTTAAACAAACCTTCAGACGATCAAGTCTcgaataattttgaaaataaatcaccTTATAAATCAACTGCTTGTTTTATCGATGCATCCAGTCTGGTCgatgaagaagaagaaatcATCAGGGCAGAAACTGTGAAGAACACTGAAGATACCAACGTCAAATTAGACATATTACCAGCACCAAGTCAACCAGTGCCGTGTTCAACAGTGAAACTGGATATTAGCCCAATAGACTGGTCAGAAAGTATTGATAATGAAGATTCATTAGAACAAGCCGATAAAAAAGATCCGGATTCCATTCAAAAAGATCTGTCTCCTACGATTTTCGAAATGACTCCAATAACAGAAGACTCTCTTTGCGCCAATGCATTTGATGCAGTTCAATCTGAACTAGTTATGGAAGCAGAAGAGAGTAATAATTACACATCGGACAAAGAAGGATCTCTCCGTACAAGTGTTGTTTTTATGTCCAATACACCTAATAATTCAATTATGTCGGTAACAGCATATAAACAATATGACTCAAAAGATATGGAAAGTGATAAAACACTTGCAGGTTCAGAATCAGAACACACTTCCAGAACTGAAAGAAAAGGTAGTCGTTCTCCACCCATTTTATCTGGCGGTGTATCGGTTGAAGATCACTTGCCTCAAATAGGTAGTCACGAGAGTAGTCCGTTGCCAAAGTTTAAATTGGAGAACACACCGATTGTTACCGGCGCATTTGTATTATCACAACAAACGGAGCAGAGTCAATGCAAAACAAGAACAAGTTCTGCTTCGGCTTGGGTGGTCGATATGTCCATTGATCCCAAAACAGATAACACAAATCCTACTAACAAATCGGCTGATGCGAgcgtaaatgaaaaaaagaacatattttcCATGTATATTGATCTCGGagataaaacaacattaaaggACATGCCTGCTAGACTAACGTCTtcgataaacaataaaaagaattCAGTAAATGAAAGTAAGCCAACCCTCCGTAATTCTAAATCAAGTACAGAGCGTAACTTAAAGGACACTGATACTAGTGTCGTAATTTTTGAAAAGTATGAATCTTTGTGCAATGACCCTAGTATAAGTATTTCTGAAATTATTGCTATACCTGACAAAACAGTTATTccggaaaatgtggaaaattctGTTACAGAATTAAAGCCCAAAGTCACCCAGTCGCGCGGTGGAGATATGTCGTCACTCAAAACAACAGAAGAGGAAACAGAATTAACAAATGAACAAGAAGCCAAAGatctttttgtaaaattgtcaGACTTGGATAAACCAGTGCAGAAATCAGAAGCTTTGCTCTCTGTAAACACCAGAGAAGTCAATGTGCGAATGACGCGATCTATTCCTGACTGGAGTGAACCAGCCTTCTCAACGAACTCGAAATCCATTGAAGTTATTACTTCATTCCACTCGGAGAATGCGCTTAGTTTGAATAGATTATTCCCGCATTTGCAAAATGAATTTAGTAGAAGTATGCCAGGTTCGTTGTCCAGCCGAACTCGATCCCCGCTAAGACTCGGGACTTCGAGCACTCTCGGAGATGCGGAGGAACAGGGATCAGATATGTCAGAAATAAGTAGCATGCAGAGCAGCAACGGTCGTTCAGGCTTCG GCAACAGTACAACAGACAGCCAAACATCAAGTCTAATAGAGAACTGCACGTCACGCCTCGGTCAGGACTTACTGCGCATGTTCCTTGAAGAAATAGCTCCGGATGTCATAGTCGAGGTCTCCGGCAAGAGGTTCAAAGcacataaatgtattttatcatcCAG GTGTCAGTACTTCGCGGGTATACTCAGTGGCGGCTGGGTAGAGAGCCTTGGCAACGTTATCGTATTACCACC aTTTTCCTACAACGTGGTGTACTTTGCGTTGTGTCACATTTATTCCGGCCTCGCTACCATCCCGGACTCTGTCAGCATCGTGGAACTGGCCACCATAGCAGACATGTTAGGGCTGGAGGGGTTGAAGGAAGCCATCATGTTTACACTCAAAGCTAAATACTGTCATCACTTCCATAAG CCGTGTGCGGTGTGCATAGTCGGGGTTCTGGAATGTTTTCCATTGTCTTCCGTATACGGTTTGGACGATCTGTACCACAAATGTCTCAAGTGGATAACGAAAAATTTCTCCAAAGTATGGCCTACTAAGGCTTTCGCCACTCTACCGACCGACCTATTAGATAAATGTTATCAGCATCACATTGTGAACCTCGCAATAGATAATGTGATCGACACGGTCTACGGATGCGGTATCACTA TGTCCTCTCTGCAAAACAGTAGATGGTCCGAGAGCGTCGCAAGAATGTGTCGCAGACTGATCAGTGCGGCTGCGCACTTCGCGGCCCCCAAGCTGGTGTCCATCTTCCAAGTGATAATCGCTTTGCCTAACGACGCTCCAAGTGCTGCCAAGCAGGCCTTGGACGACTTTCTGTCGGCGGCAGTCGAGTGGGCACCTCCAGAAGAAGTCTGTCGTGCTTATGGCTATCTCTCAACAATAGTCAAAGAAGTTCGTAATCAGCACTACAGCAAACCAGATTTGATAAGTAATAGCACGGGAAGCTACAGAAGTTATGGCTCCAACAGCTTGCTATACACGCACGCGAGCAGTTGGCGGTTGCAATGCGAAGGTGCTTTAGTGCGAGCCTCACCCCGCGTCGTGTCTACGCAGGCTTTTAAGGATTTACCTTCTGAATTACGTAAGAGGTTACGAGAACTTGGTTGCATAAAATACGGAGCGCATGCCATACCCGTGACTCCTCCTGTACCTGTTCAAGAAAAGAAACCAAGAAGTAAAAATACTCAGACGAGAATTAGTAAAATTACTTCAAGTACGACTCGCAGTGTTGACATCGCACACGTACGCGCCTCGTTTGTACCGTATGCTCCGAAACCGGTACTCCCACTCGGATCCATCGATACTCTAAAGAGCAATACTGACCTCAGAGATTTTAGGAAACCTCTCACTAGTACTCAACCACCAAAAGTGAGAACTACTAAAGCGCAAGAAGAGCGAGCCAAATTTAACAAGTTCAAGTCGGCAGAATCTCAAGATCGTTTAAACGGTAAATCGACAGCAACCCGTGCTCCGCCCTTTGAAAAAACAAAGCCAAGATATTTGGAGCCCAAGGGTAAGAATAGGCAGACgactataataaataagcaTTTACCTAAAATTGATTCATCTAGCGAGTCGTCCCGTAATCCGAGTCCTGTTCATGCAAGAAATTTGAGGTCGAGTCAAAAAACTCTGCGAGGAACGGAGGCCCAGACGATGTCGCAGGACAGTCTGGCCACGAGCTCCAGGCCGCGTACTGCAGAGCCCTCCACCGACTCACTCAGTGAGTCGCAGACCAGCAATAAATACGGCACCTATACAAAAGCTAAGCACACCAAGGGCTCTGTCGAat CTATCAAAATTACTAAATACCAAAACCCCACTAACAAAAAAACCAAGATACCAGTGCTTTTGAATCAAACTCCCAAAGCCAAAGGGCCGGAGACCAGGAATTCGAGAGATGCTCAGAAATCAGGACCGTTGATGTTAAAGAACAGTCTGTCTAACACGCGGTCTAGTGACCGTAAAGTACCGGGCTCCTTAATGAATGCCACCAAGTCAAGCTCCGCCAAAATCGTCCCAAAG GTAGTAAGAGATACACCACCCAAGAGTATGACGTCAAAGAACCAAAAGCATGCACACTCGAGCCGACAGCAACAACATGAGGAGAAGGAGAATCCGCCTCTCAAGGAAATACCTACCATGGAACGTTCCGGAACATTCTTGAAAGATGAGCCTACCTTCGGCGATAAAACAACTAATATAGACATAGACCAATAG